One window of Paroedura picta isolate Pp20150507F chromosome 2, Ppicta_v3.0, whole genome shotgun sequence genomic DNA carries:
- the BDNF gene encoding neurotrophic factor BDNF precursor form isoform X1 — MFHQVKRVMTILFLTMVISYFSCMKAAPMKEVSIRGQGSLAYPGLRTQGTLENLGGPNDASRGLTSLADTFEHVIEELLDEQQDIQPSKENKDADLYSSRVMLSSQVPLEPPLLFLLEEYKNYLDAANMSMRVRRHSDPARRGELSVCDSTSEWVTAAEKKTAVDMSGATVTVLEKVPVPKGQLKQYFYETKCNSKGYTKEGCRGIDKRYWNSQCRTTQSYVRALTMDNKKRVGWRFIRIDTSCVCTLTIKRGR; from the coding sequence TTCCACCAAGTGAAAAGAGTGATGACCATCCTTTTCCTTACTATGGTTATTTCATACTTCAGTTGCATGAAAGCTGCCCCAATGAAAGAAGTTAGTATCAGAGGACAAGGCAGCTTGGCTTATCCTGGTCTTCGGACACAGGGGACTCTGGAGAACCTAGGTGGGCCCAATGATGCCTCAAGAGGATTGACATCTTTGGCAGACACGTTTGAGCATGTCATAGAGGAGCTTTTGGATGAGCAGCAGGACATCCAGCCCAGCAAGGAGAACAAAGATGCAGACTTGTATTCATCTCGGGTTATGCTTAGCAGTCAAGTGCCTTTGGAGCCTCCACTGCTTTTTCTGCTTGAGGAGTATAAAAACTACTTGGATGCTGCAAACATGTCCATGAGGGTTCGGCGTCACTCTGATCCTGCTCGCCGTGGGgagctgagtgtgtgtgacagTACTAGCGAGTGGGTAACAGCAGCTGAAAAAAAGACAGCAGTGGACATGTCAGGAGCAACAGTTACCGTTCTGGAAAAAGTCCCAGTACCCAAAGGCCAACTGAAGCAATATTTTTATGAGACCAAATGCAACTCCAAGGGTTATACAAAAGAAGGCTGCAGGGGCATAGACAAGAGGTACTGGAATTCCCAGTGCCGAACTACCCAGTCTTATGTGCGAGCTCTCACGATGGATAACAAAAAGAGAGTTGGATGGCGTTTTATAAGAATAGACACTTCCTGTGTTTGTACATTGACCATAAAAAGGGGAAGATAG
- the BDNF gene encoding neurotrophic factor BDNF precursor form isoform X2, translating into MTILFLTMVISYFSCMKAAPMKEVSIRGQGSLAYPGLRTQGTLENLGGPNDASRGLTSLADTFEHVIEELLDEQQDIQPSKENKDADLYSSRVMLSSQVPLEPPLLFLLEEYKNYLDAANMSMRVRRHSDPARRGELSVCDSTSEWVTAAEKKTAVDMSGATVTVLEKVPVPKGQLKQYFYETKCNSKGYTKEGCRGIDKRYWNSQCRTTQSYVRALTMDNKKRVGWRFIRIDTSCVCTLTIKRGR; encoded by the coding sequence ATGACCATCCTTTTCCTTACTATGGTTATTTCATACTTCAGTTGCATGAAAGCTGCCCCAATGAAAGAAGTTAGTATCAGAGGACAAGGCAGCTTGGCTTATCCTGGTCTTCGGACACAGGGGACTCTGGAGAACCTAGGTGGGCCCAATGATGCCTCAAGAGGATTGACATCTTTGGCAGACACGTTTGAGCATGTCATAGAGGAGCTTTTGGATGAGCAGCAGGACATCCAGCCCAGCAAGGAGAACAAAGATGCAGACTTGTATTCATCTCGGGTTATGCTTAGCAGTCAAGTGCCTTTGGAGCCTCCACTGCTTTTTCTGCTTGAGGAGTATAAAAACTACTTGGATGCTGCAAACATGTCCATGAGGGTTCGGCGTCACTCTGATCCTGCTCGCCGTGGGgagctgagtgtgtgtgacagTACTAGCGAGTGGGTAACAGCAGCTGAAAAAAAGACAGCAGTGGACATGTCAGGAGCAACAGTTACCGTTCTGGAAAAAGTCCCAGTACCCAAAGGCCAACTGAAGCAATATTTTTATGAGACCAAATGCAACTCCAAGGGTTATACAAAAGAAGGCTGCAGGGGCATAGACAAGAGGTACTGGAATTCCCAGTGCCGAACTACCCAGTCTTATGTGCGAGCTCTCACGATGGATAACAAAAAGAGAGTTGGATGGCGTTTTATAAGAATAGACACTTCCTGTGTTTGTACATTGACCATAAAAAGGGGAAGATAG